A region from the Leptolyngbya iicbica LK genome encodes:
- the rplR gene encoding 50S ribosomal protein L18, giving the protein MKASRKELTRRRHARIRRRLSGTPEKPRLSVFRSNQHIYAQIIDDTAHNTLVAASTLEPEIKSKVATANQEGAQAVGQLIAQRAKEKGIDQVVFDRGGNLYHGRVAALADAAREGGLSF; this is encoded by the coding sequence ATGAAGGCAAGTCGGAAAGAACTTACCCGTCGTCGTCATGCTCGTATCCGACGGCGCTTATCTGGAACCCCCGAGAAGCCTCGGCTATCGGTTTTCCGGTCTAATCAGCATATCTATGCACAGATCATCGATGACACTGCCCACAACACATTGGTCGCTGCATCCACCTTAGAGCCTGAAATTAAATCTAAAGTTGCTACGGCTAATCAGGAAGGTGCACAGGCTGTCGGCCAGTTGATTGCCCAGCGGGCTAAAGAAAAAGGGATTGATCAGGTCGTGTTTGATCGGGGTGGCAATCTTTACCACGGTCGAGTTGCTGCCTTGGCAGATGCAGCTCGTGAGGGCGGACTGTCATTCTAG
- the rplF gene encoding 50S ribosomal protein L6, with product MSRIGKRAIPVPAKVTVTIDGQAVTVKGPKGELSRVLPEGVVISQADSAVTVSPASESRRSRERHGLCRTLVANMIEGVTNGYQKRLEIQGVGYRAQVQGTKLNMSLGYSHPVIFEPPEGIQFAVENNTNVIVSGIDKEVVGNIAAKIRDARPPEPYKGKGVRYAGEYVRRKAGKAGKK from the coding sequence ATGTCCCGAATTGGGAAAAGAGCCATACCAGTGCCAGCTAAAGTTACTGTCACCATTGATGGACAAGCAGTCACTGTAAAAGGGCCAAAGGGAGAATTATCACGGGTTTTGCCAGAGGGGGTTGTGATCTCTCAAGCTGATTCAGCTGTGACCGTGTCACCCGCTAGTGAGTCACGGCGATCGCGAGAACGTCACGGTCTTTGTCGGACTTTGGTCGCAAATATGATTGAAGGCGTCACCAACGGCTACCAAAAGCGGCTGGAAATTCAAGGTGTCGGCTACCGCGCTCAGGTGCAGGGCACGAAGCTCAACATGAGTCTGGGGTATAGCCACCCTGTTATTTTTGAGCCACCCGAAGGCATTCAATTTGCCGTTGAGAATAACACCAATGTAATTGTTAGCGGCATTGATAAAGAAGTCGTTGGCAACATTGCCGCCAAAATTAGGGATGCTCGTCCTCCCGAACCTTATAAAGGAAAAGGGGTGCGTTATGCAGGCGAGTATGTTCGGCGTAAGGCTGGTAAAGCAGGGAAGAAATAA
- the rpsH gene encoding 30S ribosomal protein S8 — translation MAANDTIADMLTRIRNANLARHQTVDIPSTRMTRSIAQVLQEEGFIEGFELVDEGVRRNLVIKLKYRGKTRDPIIKNLKRVSRPGLRVYSNRKELPRVLGGIGIAIISTSSGIMTDRDARQQGIGGEVLCYVW, via the coding sequence ATGGCGGCTAACGACACAATCGCAGATATGCTGACGCGGATTCGAAATGCGAATCTGGCGCGTCATCAAACTGTGGATATCCCCTCTACACGGATGACCCGCAGCATTGCCCAAGTATTGCAAGAAGAGGGGTTCATTGAGGGCTTTGAGCTCGTTGATGAAGGCGTGCGGCGGAATCTGGTGATTAAGCTGAAATACCGTGGCAAGACGCGGGATCCCATCATCAAAAATTTGAAGCGCGTCAGTCGCCCTGGGTTGAGAGTCTATTCCAACCGCAAAGAGCTTCCTAGAGTTCTGGGTGGTATCGGTATTGCCATTATTTCTACGTCAAGCGGCATCATGACTGATCGTGACGCTCGACAACAAGGTATCGGTGGCGAAGTGCTTTGTTATGTCTGGTAG
- the rplE gene encoding 50S ribosomal protein L5 — protein sequence MAEQLKTFYIDKVVPKLMEQFEYGNIHQVPKLVKVTVNRGLGEASQNAKALEASVAELATITGQKPVVTRAKKAIAGFKIRQGMPVGTMVTLRSDRMYAFLNRLINLTLPRIRDFRGVSSKSFDGRGNYTLGLREQLIFPEIEYDSIDQIRGMDVTIVTTANTDEEGRALLKELGMPFREN from the coding sequence ATGGCAGAACAGCTAAAGACGTTTTACATCGACAAAGTCGTGCCCAAGCTAATGGAACAGTTTGAGTATGGCAACATCCACCAGGTTCCCAAGCTGGTTAAGGTGACGGTCAATCGAGGACTGGGTGAAGCATCCCAGAACGCTAAAGCTTTAGAAGCTTCGGTAGCTGAATTGGCAACGATCACAGGGCAAAAGCCAGTGGTCACTCGTGCCAAGAAAGCGATCGCTGGGTTTAAGATTCGCCAGGGAATGCCCGTTGGTACCATGGTGACCCTGCGTTCCGATCGCATGTATGCCTTCCTGAATCGTTTGATCAATCTGACCTTGCCACGGATCCGTGACTTCCGGGGCGTGAGTAGCAAAAGTTTTGATGGTCGCGGTAACTACACTCTCGGTTTGCGAGAGCAGCTCATTTTCCCGGAGATTGAGTACGACAGTATCGACCAGATCCGGGGGATGGACGTCACGATTGTGACAACAGCGAACACAGATGAAGAAGGACGCGCCCTCTTGAAGGAGTTGGGCATGCCCTTCCGCGAGAATTAG
- the rplX gene encoding 50S ribosomal protein L24 has product MPQASVKQKVKMHVKSGDTVQVIAGRDKGKVGEVLKVIPKASQVIVKGANFRTRHMKPRQDGESGQIITEEAPIHSSNVMLYSEKEKVASRVGYTFTEDGRKVRVLKKTGEIID; this is encoded by the coding sequence ATGCCTCAAGCCAGCGTTAAACAGAAAGTCAAAATGCATGTCAAGTCAGGCGATACCGTGCAGGTCATTGCTGGTCGTGACAAGGGCAAAGTTGGCGAAGTGCTGAAGGTGATTCCGAAGGCGAGTCAAGTGATCGTCAAAGGAGCTAACTTTCGGACTCGCCATATGAAGCCGAGACAGGATGGCGAGTCGGGGCAGATTATTACTGAAGAGGCTCCTATTCATAGCTCTAATGTCATGCTTTATTCCGAGAAGGAAAAAGTAGCTAGTCGAGTGGGCTATACCTTCACTGAGGACGGCAGAAAAGTTCGCGTTCTCAAAAAGACTGGTGAAATCATTGATTAG
- the rplN gene encoding 50S ribosomal protein L14 encodes MIQQETYLNVADNSGARKLMCIRVLGGNRTYAGVGDVVIAVVKDAIPNMAVKKSDVVRAVIVRTKKSLRRSSGMSIRFDDNAAVIINQDGNPRGTRVFGPVARELRDKSFTKIVSLAPEVL; translated from the coding sequence GTGATTCAGCAAGAAACTTATCTGAACGTGGCCGATAACAGCGGTGCCCGCAAATTAATGTGCATCAGGGTTCTCGGTGGCAATCGCACCTATGCCGGTGTCGGTGATGTGGTGATTGCAGTCGTTAAAGACGCTATTCCTAACATGGCGGTTAAAAAGTCTGATGTTGTCAGAGCTGTCATTGTCCGCACCAAAAAGTCTTTGCGACGTAGCAGCGGCATGAGTATTCGCTTTGATGACAACGCAGCGGTAATTATCAACCAAGACGGCAATCCTCGCGGCACTCGTGTCTTTGGCCCAGTCGCCCGCGAGTTGCGCGATAAGAGTTTCACGAAAATCGTTTCATTAGCACCGGAGGTTCTGTAA
- the rpsQ gene encoding 30S ribosomal protein S17: MAVKERVGFVVSDKMQKTIVVAVENRVPHPKYGKIMVRTKRYKVHDEENTCKVGDRVRIRETRPLSKTKRWTVADILNRTVEV, encoded by the coding sequence ATGGCAGTTAAAGAGCGAGTGGGCTTTGTCGTCAGCGACAAGATGCAAAAAACCATTGTGGTAGCGGTCGAAAACCGTGTTCCTCACCCCAAGTACGGCAAAATCATGGTTCGTACTAAACGCTACAAAGTTCATGACGAAGAGAATACTTGCAAGGTTGGCGATCGCGTACGGATTCGCGAGACTCGTCCTCTCAGCAAGACTAAGCGATGGACCGTGGCCGACATTCTTAATCGCACCGTTGAGGTCTAA
- the rpmC gene encoding 50S ribosomal protein L29 — translation MALPKIQDVRDLDNQALDQAIADTRRKLFDLRFQQATRQLQTGLHQFKHERHRLAQLMTVLRERQLAEEASTMAKSDAPPAAAAASSAVSAAEEE, via the coding sequence ATGGCATTGCCTAAAATTCAGGACGTGCGAGATTTGGACAACCAGGCTCTGGATCAAGCGATCGCAGATACTCGGCGCAAGCTGTTTGACCTCCGCTTTCAACAAGCAACTCGCCAGTTACAGACTGGGCTTCATCAGTTTAAGCACGAGCGGCACCGCTTAGCGCAACTCATGACGGTATTGAGAGAGCGACAGTTAGCTGAAGAAGCATCAACGATGGCTAAATCGGATGCTCCCCCAGCAGCGGCAGCTGCCAGTTCAGCGGTGAGTGCGGCAGAGGAAGAGTAG
- the rplP gene encoding 50S ribosomal protein L16, with protein sequence MLSPRRTKFRKQHRGRMRGMAQRGNKINFGEFALQATEPSWLTSRQIEAARRAMTRYVRRGGKIWIRVFPDKPITMRPAETRMGSGKGNPEFWVAVVKPGRVVFEIAGVPEEVAREAMRLASFKLPFKTKFIARQEES encoded by the coding sequence ATGTTAAGTCCTAGACGTACTAAATTTCGTAAGCAGCACCGGGGCCGTATGCGGGGCATGGCCCAGCGGGGTAACAAAATTAACTTTGGCGAGTTTGCTCTCCAAGCTACAGAACCTTCTTGGTTGACCTCTCGACAGATTGAGGCGGCTCGGCGAGCAATGACTCGTTATGTTCGCCGGGGTGGCAAAATCTGGATTCGAGTTTTCCCTGACAAACCGATTACGATGCGGCCAGCTGAAACTCGTATGGGTTCGGGTAAAGGTAACCCTGAGTTTTGGGTGGCAGTTGTGAAGCCCGGTCGAGTTGTGTTTGAAATTGCCGGGGTCCCCGAGGAAGTGGCGCGTGAGGCGATGCGATTAGCGTCCTTCAAGCTTCCTTTCAAGACTAAGTTCATTGCTCGACAGGAGGAGTCTTAA
- the rpsC gene encoding 30S ribosomal protein S3: protein MGQKIHPTGFRLGIVQEHRSRWFADNNRYPQLLQEDHIIREYIEKNLSNAGISDIRIERKADQIDLEVRTARPGVVVGRGGSGIESLRLGLQQALKDSSRQIRINVVEVTRVDADAPLVAEYIVQQLERRVAFRRVVRQALQRAQRAGVEGIKIQVSGRLNGAEIARTEWTREGRVPLHTLRADVDYAYRTAQTTYGVLGVKVWIFRGEVIPGQEDQRSAPEAAQPRRRQPRRRQQFEDRSNDS from the coding sequence GTGGGACAGAAGATACATCCAACAGGTTTTCGATTGGGGATCGTGCAGGAGCACCGTTCACGGTGGTTTGCGGATAATAATCGCTATCCCCAACTGCTGCAGGAAGATCACATCATTCGCGAATATATTGAGAAAAACCTGTCAAATGCGGGTATCTCTGACATTCGGATTGAGCGTAAGGCTGACCAAATTGATTTGGAAGTCCGCACTGCTCGCCCTGGTGTGGTAGTGGGTCGCGGCGGTAGCGGGATTGAATCGCTGCGCTTAGGCTTGCAGCAAGCTCTCAAAGATTCGAGTCGGCAAATCCGTATCAATGTTGTCGAGGTCACTCGAGTCGATGCAGATGCGCCATTAGTTGCAGAATACATTGTTCAACAATTGGAACGACGGGTTGCTTTTCGCCGCGTGGTTCGTCAAGCACTTCAGCGAGCTCAGCGAGCTGGTGTCGAAGGTATCAAAATTCAGGTCAGTGGCCGTCTTAACGGAGCAGAAATTGCTCGGACTGAATGGACTCGTGAAGGTCGCGTACCGCTGCATACTTTGCGAGCCGATGTTGATTATGCCTATCGCACTGCACAGACGACCTATGGGGTGCTGGGAGTAAAGGTTTGGATTTTCCGTGGTGAGGTGATTCCTGGTCAGGAAGATCAGCGTTCAGCACCGGAAGCAGCTCAACCACGTCGTCGGCAACCACGTCGTCGGCAACAATTTGAAGACCGTTCCAACGACTCTTAA
- the rplV gene encoding 50S ribosomal protein L22, translating into MAVDTTEQVKAVARYIRMSPHKVRRVLDQIRGRSYREALIILEFMPYRACDPVLKVLRSAVANAENNNGIDPASLVISEAFADAGPTLKRYRPRAQGRAYQIRKPTCHITIAVAPAEP; encoded by the coding sequence ATGGCGGTTGATACTACTGAACAAGTTAAAGCGGTGGCACGCTACATTCGCATGTCCCCCCATAAGGTCCGGCGAGTGCTCGATCAAATCCGTGGTCGCTCATATCGCGAAGCACTCATCATCCTTGAGTTCATGCCTTATCGTGCCTGTGACCCAGTGCTTAAGGTGCTGCGCTCAGCCGTGGCGAATGCCGAGAACAACAATGGCATCGATCCTGCCTCGTTAGTTATTAGTGAAGCTTTTGCGGATGCTGGGCCGACACTTAAGCGCTATCGACCTCGGGCTCAAGGACGAGCCTATCAAATTCGCAAGCCGACTTGTCACATTACAATCGCGGTTGCTCCGGCAGAACCTTAA
- the rpsS gene encoding 30S ribosomal protein S19, whose product MSRSLKKGPFVADHLMRKVEALNTKGDKQVIKTWSRASTIIPQMIGHTIAVHNGRQHVPVYVTEQMVGHKLGEFAPTRTFRGHAKSDKKARR is encoded by the coding sequence ATGTCGCGTTCCTTAAAGAAAGGGCCATTTGTAGCTGATCACCTGATGCGCAAGGTAGAAGCGCTCAATACCAAAGGTGACAAGCAGGTGATTAAGACTTGGTCGCGGGCTTCTACCATCATTCCTCAAATGATTGGCCACACGATCGCCGTTCATAACGGTCGTCAGCATGTGCCGGTTTATGTGACTGAGCAGATGGTTGGGCACAAGCTTGGTGAGTTTGCCCCGACTCGAACCTTTCGGGGACATGCCAAAAGCGATAAAAAAGCGCGTCGATAA
- the rplB gene encoding 50S ribosomal protein L2, with amino-acid sequence MGIRSYRPLTPGTRERSVSEFSEITRSEPEKSLTVSVHRAKGRNNRGVITCRHRGGGHKRLYRIIDFYRNKHNIPATVAEIEYDPNRNARIALLQYEDGEKRYILHPASLAVGTTVLSGPDAPIEIGNALPLHKIPLGTSVHNVELQPGKGGQIVRAAGTSAQVVAKEGNYVTLKLPSTEVRMVRRECYATIGQVGHVDARNITLGKAGRKRWLGRRPEVRGSVMNPVDHPHGGGEGRAPIGRSGPVTPWGKPALGLKTRKKKKASNSLIVRRRRRTSKRGRGGRNT; translated from the coding sequence ATGGGCATCCGTTCCTACCGTCCCTTGACCCCTGGTACCCGTGAACGTTCCGTTTCAGAGTTTTCTGAAATTACTCGTTCCGAGCCTGAGAAGTCGCTGACTGTCTCGGTGCATCGTGCTAAAGGTCGCAATAATCGCGGTGTTATTACCTGCCGTCACCGGGGTGGTGGTCACAAGCGCCTTTATCGGATCATTGATTTCTATCGCAACAAGCATAATATTCCGGCGACGGTTGCAGAGATTGAATATGATCCCAACCGCAATGCTCGTATTGCTTTGCTGCAGTATGAAGATGGTGAAAAGCGCTATATTCTGCATCCTGCATCCTTGGCAGTCGGCACCACTGTGCTGTCAGGCCCTGATGCGCCTATCGAAATCGGTAATGCGTTGCCGCTGCATAAGATTCCGCTGGGTACATCAGTGCATAATGTCGAGTTGCAACCTGGTAAGGGTGGCCAAATCGTTCGAGCGGCAGGAACTTCGGCTCAAGTTGTGGCGAAAGAAGGTAACTACGTCACACTCAAGCTGCCTTCCACCGAAGTGCGCATGGTGCGCCGCGAATGCTATGCCACCATTGGTCAAGTCGGCCACGTTGATGCGCGCAACATCACTCTAGGTAAAGCTGGGCGCAAGCGCTGGTTGGGTCGGCGACCAGAAGTTCGAGGAAGTGTGATGAACCCGGTTGACCACCCCCATGGTGGTGGTGAAGGGCGTGCTCCTATTGGTCGTAGTGGTCCGGTGACGCCTTGGGGTAAGCCAGCTCTAGGTCTAAAGACTCGTAAGAAGAAGAAAGCGAGCAATAGTTTGATTGTGCGTCGTCGTCGTCGCACTTCTAAGCGTGGACGGGGCGGCCGCAATACTTAA
- a CDS encoding 50S ribosomal protein L23, protein MTRVLNEGELADLIRRPLITEKATLLLENNQYVFEVAPKAKKPEIKAAIESLFDVKVTGVSTVNLPRKKRRVGRFEGFRARYKRAIVTLAEGDSITLFPDV, encoded by the coding sequence GTGACTAGAGTACTGAATGAGGGCGAACTTGCCGATCTGATCCGGCGTCCCCTAATCACTGAAAAAGCCACTTTGCTGCTGGAAAACAATCAGTATGTTTTTGAGGTTGCGCCCAAAGCTAAGAAGCCTGAAATCAAGGCCGCGATCGAGTCTCTATTTGATGTCAAGGTGACTGGTGTTAGCACAGTCAACCTACCACGCAAAAAGCGTCGAGTTGGTCGTTTCGAAGGTTTCCGGGCTCGCTACAAGCGGGCGATCGTCACCCTGGCTGAAGGTGACAGCATTACCCTCTTTCCTGATGTCTAG
- the rplD gene encoding 50S ribosomal protein L4, giving the protein MVECVVQNWQGQEAGTASVELKIAKPESAAHILHRALVRQMHNARQGTLSSKTRAEVRGGGKKPWRQKGTGRARAGSSRSPLWKGGGVIFGPKPRDFSVKMNRKERRLALRTAFQSRLASDTVVVQDFGDQLARPKTREMLAAMERWGIGANDKVLFILDEQPENVVLSLRNIERVKLIAATNLNIFDLLNADRLVVTTAAMEKIQEVYSD; this is encoded by the coding sequence ATGGTTGAGTGTGTTGTTCAAAATTGGCAGGGGCAGGAAGCAGGTACGGCTTCTGTTGAGCTGAAAATTGCGAAGCCAGAAAGTGCTGCCCACATCCTGCATCGTGCGTTAGTGCGACAAATGCACAATGCGCGTCAGGGTACGTTGTCTAGTAAGACTCGTGCTGAAGTTAGAGGCGGCGGTAAAAAGCCTTGGCGTCAGAAGGGGACAGGTCGTGCGCGGGCCGGTTCTAGCCGCTCCCCCTTGTGGAAAGGCGGGGGTGTCATTTTTGGGCCTAAGCCGCGTGATTTCAGCGTCAAGATGAATCGCAAAGAGCGTCGTTTGGCATTGCGTACGGCTTTTCAGAGTCGATTGGCTTCAGACACTGTCGTTGTGCAAGACTTTGGCGATCAGTTGGCGCGGCCTAAAACCCGTGAAATGCTAGCAGCAATGGAGCGCTGGGGTATCGGTGCTAATGACAAGGTGCTGTTCATTCTGGATGAGCAACCAGAGAATGTTGTGCTTTCCCTGCGCAACATTGAGCGCGTGAAGCTGATTGCAGCGACAAACTTGAACATTTTCGATTTGTTGAATGCTGATCGCTTAGTCGTGACGACCGCAGCAATGGAGAAAATTCAGGAGGTTTACAGTGACTAG
- the rplC gene encoding 50S ribosomal protein L3, which yields MSVGILGTKLGMTQIFDEEGNAVPVTVIQAGPCVVTQVKTAKTDGYTAVQIGFDNVSEKALTKPELGHLAKAGATPVRHLREYRVDKVDEFELGQNLTAEQFEPGQLVDVTGTSIGKGFAGNQKRHNFRRGPMSHGSKNHRLPGSIGPGTTPGRVYPGKKMAGQLGNKRVTTRKLQVVKIDAENNLLVIKGAIPGKPGGLLSIAPTNVVG from the coding sequence GTGTCAGTTGGGATTCTTGGAACCAAGTTGGGTATGACCCAAATATTTGATGAAGAGGGGAACGCCGTTCCCGTTACTGTCATTCAAGCTGGCCCCTGCGTTGTTACTCAGGTTAAGACAGCAAAGACTGACGGCTACACGGCTGTGCAGATTGGTTTTGACAATGTTTCTGAAAAGGCTTTGACAAAGCCTGAACTCGGACACCTGGCGAAAGCAGGTGCAACCCCGGTGCGGCATTTGCGAGAATATCGCGTCGACAAGGTTGACGAGTTTGAGTTAGGTCAAAATTTGACTGCTGAGCAGTTTGAGCCAGGGCAACTGGTTGACGTGACTGGCACAAGCATTGGTAAAGGCTTTGCGGGCAATCAAAAGCGCCATAATTTTCGCCGCGGGCCGATGTCTCACGGCTCTAAAAACCATCGCTTACCTGGTTCTATTGGTCCTGGTACTACCCCTGGTCGGGTTTATCCAGGCAAAAAGATGGCAGGGCAATTGGGTAACAAGCGTGTCACGACTCGTAAGCTGCAGGTCGTGAAAATTGATGCAGAGAATAATCTGTTGGTCATCAAAGGTGCAATTCCTGGTAAGCCCGGAGGTTTGTTAAGTATCGCGCCAACAAACGTTGTGGGTTAG
- a CDS encoding sensor histidine kinase, with translation MVRPIQRSPPMHDWSLFTTRPSPDHSPVTPVSLGVDATLDALPLHAAELDLALPGSVAAEQFNHFPELPGLLLTEQQAFVGVLSRQQFLEFLLRPKACELFMQEPLSVIYRYTRRRPLMFPAETPILVAARAALRQPSELQGEPILVSTAEGDRLISAHDLNQAHWQIRGIETQVRHERAQAAMLQSQKMAALGRLVDGIAHEIMDPLGFIWGNLSHVDQYCQQLLQLLAVYEAASTDWTNPSALDELQELQDEIELDYLREDLPLTLNSIKGGAARLKQLASSLQNFCHIDEVYPKPADLHGLIDSIVLLLKSCLTTHIQIDCQYDALPPVPCFAGQLSQVLMNVLTHCIDALLSMAAGQSAETDFAMGSLGSSSMSLAITPRITITTQLYDANPAVPMSDRWVMLTIADNGPGLSAATLQEIQEAFSIRQRLERETELATCYRLITAKHGGKFAVRSPASHPDSDSRAIGTEFEIQLPLYNLDS, from the coding sequence TTGGTTCGGCCAATTCAGCGATCGCCCCCAATGCACGACTGGTCATTGTTCACAACTCGTCCGAGTCCTGACCACTCACCCGTCACCCCAGTGTCTTTGGGGGTGGATGCCACCTTGGATGCCTTACCATTACACGCGGCGGAACTCGATCTCGCATTACCGGGCAGCGTCGCGGCTGAGCAATTTAATCACTTTCCCGAACTGCCAGGTTTGTTACTCACAGAGCAGCAGGCTTTTGTCGGCGTCCTCTCACGTCAGCAATTTTTAGAATTTCTCCTGCGGCCCAAAGCTTGCGAACTCTTTATGCAAGAGCCGCTATCGGTCATTTATCGCTATACGCGGCGACGCCCCCTGATGTTTCCCGCCGAAACGCCCATTTTGGTGGCGGCCCGTGCGGCCCTGCGACAGCCTAGTGAACTGCAGGGAGAGCCCATCTTAGTCAGCACTGCCGAGGGCGATCGCTTAATTAGTGCCCATGATCTCAACCAGGCCCACTGGCAAATTCGCGGCATTGAAACCCAAGTCCGCCACGAACGCGCCCAAGCAGCCATGCTGCAATCGCAAAAAATGGCAGCTCTGGGCCGATTGGTAGACGGTATTGCCCACGAAATCATGGATCCGCTCGGGTTTATCTGGGGCAACCTGAGCCACGTTGATCAGTATTGTCAGCAGTTGCTGCAATTGTTGGCTGTTTACGAAGCCGCTAGTACCGACTGGACAAACCCATCGGCGTTGGATGAACTGCAAGAATTGCAAGATGAAATTGAACTAGATTACCTGCGCGAAGATTTGCCGCTGACGCTCAACAGCATCAAGGGTGGGGCGGCTAGGCTAAAACAATTGGCTAGTAGCCTACAAAACTTTTGCCATATTGACGAAGTTTATCCCAAGCCAGCCGACCTCCATGGGCTCATCGATAGCATTGTGCTGCTGCTCAAAAGTTGTCTCACGACCCACATTCAGATTGACTGTCAGTATGATGCATTGCCGCCAGTGCCCTGCTTTGCCGGACAACTCAGTCAAGTGTTGATGAATGTGCTGACCCATTGCATCGATGCGTTGTTGAGTATGGCTGCGGGCCAGTCCGCTGAAACCGATTTTGCAATGGGTTCCTTAGGCTCTTCTTCCATGTCGCTTGCCATAACGCCTCGCATCACCATTACCACCCAGCTATATGATGCTAATCCTGCCGTTCCTATGAGCGATCGCTGGGTCATGCTGACAATCGCTGACAATGGGCCAGGGTTGTCTGCCGCAACCTTGCAAGAAATTCAAGAGGCTTTTTCGATTCGCCAACGGTTAGAGCGAGAAACGGAGTTAGCCACTTGCTATCGATTAATCACGGCCAAACATGGCGGCAAGTTTGCGGTGCGATCACCAGCCTCTCATCCTGACTCAGACAGTCGCGCGATCGGTACCGAATTCGAAATCCAACTACCGCTTTACAATCTGGACAGCTAG